One stretch of Pyrenophora tritici-repentis strain M4 chromosome 4, whole genome shotgun sequence DNA includes these proteins:
- a CDS encoding DUF1421 multi-domain protein — protein MRHCPYTVTFDYINPSLWGVPAPEDADETHATTWVAKAIHDYHVGMEWDERLYFDYQWDFEGWTRELFQKVERTTLRSLKTVLRYRGVYTGKFRARVADSLFNLLGGENAPEWDPAEFKAEKFDERSEAYQRQQNAHLAAPIDRQAQQPLQQTQPLEPLQPQPQRPSQGEQYRVRQGVRSHPQYQELQQPPYAINAYAGPQPRQTEQAMQPQQWYPQTQTRPPATAYREVTPFPQQPTNRVPDRPLGLPHDPYKTLPPRWSRNDRLEANTITQFSKLWDNSNKYTGNAYDLLDDKIKIFFSICWQVDIQEEQFHAVFPRILTGRAETFYIQVVERDDSFADAYMAIKNHFDHDVHHQHYYTDWTTTTFARTRAENPDKGLHEVLQILLDKLQLCQRALGKNFEGEDALRTTVINACRGVPELEMALFKPATICEGLFSDLRSAVETHLAWQHTAQLVTEDQYYLDRRYNGNGRIRGGSRGGGGFRGGSRGAYRGGEQRDDNGRGFKPRWRKKCFVCRKEGCWSTNHTDKERKDARAQFFSTLYFTGAQPPEDFSVHLAEYEGIEHTSQYNQRGWREEEDCEDDEDDDVAEAHSEHQFFKEQCLADQAFLHHISGDDIYSRDAPSAPASQFLLEDRYTRSVYQGILPDTGAANVSTVGKEQYLALTREDPTVKLDTSTAGKASIKFGKGEATASIGTVQVSTEIGKINFEVLEAPTPFLLCLADMDRLKVYFNNTTDELVQDDVHIPVIRKWGHPWFHLNKRERATMFLTETELRRLHRRFGHPAVTRLVKLLKDAGHNDFEERTLEEVTKFCHHCQLHSSAPRRFKFTLKDDHHFNYEILVDVMYLSNKPVLHVVDSSTAFQGARFLSAISAKETWQALRILWIDTYQGPPDIITHDAGTNFASAEFRAEAKIMGVTCKQVPTEAHWSIGKTERYHAPLRRAWDILHAELTDTMSDDAILQMAVKAVNDTAGPDGLVPTLLVFGAYPRMTAESPPSPSMVKRSEAIQKATKALRKLTAERQVADALNTRNGPATADMLALPLQSEVLVWRESDGWNGPYKIASTDGHNITVDMVNGPATFRSTVVKPYYRPDHLWSDPDAPHAPNEPNEPHEPIAVPPAAQPRRRGRPPGSKNKRKAHAYITKKEQDDLELAIKLRNDGVITTSGAPLKRLMTKRSAT, from the coding sequence ATGCGACactgtccatacacagtCACGTTTGACTATATCAACCCATCtctctggggtgtacccgcacCAGAGGATGCAGACGAGACGCACGCAACAACCTGGGTCGCGAAggctatccacgactaccATGTAGGAATGGAATGGGATGAGAGACTATACTTCGACTACcaatgggactttgaaggatggacacGAGAGCTATTCCAGAAGGTTGAGCGCACTACGCTAAGATCTCTGAAGACTGTGCTCCGGTATAGGGGAGTCTATACAGGCAAATTTCGGGCTAGAGTAGCTGATTCCCTCTTCAACTTACTAGGAGGAGAAAACGCTCCCGAATGGGACCCTGCAGAGTTCAAGGCCGAGAAGTTTGACGAACGTTCTGAGGCGTACCAGCGTCAGCAGAACGCACATCTAGCAGCCCCTATAGATAGACAAGCGCAGCAGCCACTGCAACAGACGCAGCCACTGGAACCGCTACAGCCGCAGCCACAACGTCCGTCACAGGGCgagcagtatagagtgagacaaggcgttCGAAGCCACCCGCAATATCAAGAGCTACAACAACCGCCCTACGCGATCAATGCCTATGCAGGACCACAGCCTCGACAAACGGAGCAGGCTATGCAACCACAACAATGGTACCCGCAGACACAGACACGACCCCCAGCGACCGCATACCGCGAGGTGACACCTTTCCCTCAGCAACCTACAAACCGAGTACCTGACAGACCCCTTGGCCTACCACAtgacccgtacaagacgctaccgccgcgatggtctCGCAACGATCGGCTCGAAGCCaatacgatcacgcagttctctaagctatgggacaatagcaacaagtatacagggaatgcgtacgatctcctagacgataagattaagatcttcttcagcatctgctggcaggtagatatccaggaggagcagtttcacgcagtgtttccccgtatccttaccgggcgtgcagagacgttctacatacaggttgtagagagagatgatagctttgctgatgcgtacatggcaatcaaaaaccacttcgaccatgacgtccatcaccagcactactacacagactggacgactacaaccttcgctcgcacccgcGCAGAGAACCCTGATaagggactacacgaggttctgcagatcctgcttgacaagctgcagctatgccagcgtgcccttggcaagaactttgagggtGAGGATGCCCTCCGCACTACGgtcatcaatgcctgccgaggagtaccagaacttgagatggcactgttcaagccagccacaatctgtgaaggactcttctcagaTCTACGATCCGCAGTGGAAACACACCTAGCATGGCAACACACCGCCCAGTTGGTCACAGAAGATCAATACTACCTAGACcgccgatacaacggcaatggaaggatccgaggtggatctcgaggtggaggaggattcagaggcggatccagaggagcataccgaggaggcgagcagcgcgacgacaacggacgaggattcaagccacgttggaggaagaaatgctttgtttgccggaaggaaggatgctggtctaccaaccacacagataaagagcgcaaagatgcccgtgcgcagttcttctctacgctatactttacaggtGCACAGCCCCCTGaggacttctccgtacatcttgcagaatacgaagggatcgagcacaccagccagtacaatcagagaggctggagagaggaggaagactgcgaggatgacgaggatgacgacgtcgcggaagcaCATTCTGAACACCAGTTCTTCaaggagcaatgccttgcagaccaggcgttcttgcatcATATCTCGGGCGACGACATATACAGCCGAGACGCGCCGTCAGCACCAGCATCGCAGTTCCTGCTTGAGGACCGCTACACACGATCTGTGTACCAAGGAATCCTACCAGATACAGGCGCTGCAAACGTATCCACGGTCGGCAAGGAGCAATACCTCGCACTTACGAGAGAAGATCCGACGGTTAAGTTAGACACATCTACAGCAGGGAAAGCGTCTATTAAATTCGGAAAAGGCGAGGCTACAGCGTCGATTGGCACCGTGCAGGTCTCTACGGAGATCGGAAAAATCAACTTCGAAGTGCTCGAGGCGCCTACGCCGTTCTTGCtatgccttgcagacatggaccgctTAAAGGTATACTTCAACAATACGACAGACGAGCTGGTTCAGGATGACGTACACATCCCggtgattcgcaaatggggacatccttggttccatctaaacaagagagagagagcaactaTGTTCCTAACGGAGACAGaattgcgacggctccatcgacggtttggacacccagctgttaCGCGACTAGTCAAACTCTTAAAGGatgctggccataacgacttcgaagaaagaaccctagaagaagtcactaagttctgccaccactgccagctccacagctccgcgccgcgccgattcaaattcactcttaaggatgatcaccacttcaactatgagatcctggtggacGTAATGTACCTAAGCAACAAACCTGTACTGCATGTGGTcgattcctcaacagcgtttcaaggcgcgaggttcctcagcgctatctcagctaaagaaacatggcaagcactgcggatactatggatcgacaccTACCAGGGACCACCCGACATCATCACGCATGATGCAGGTACTAACTTCGCGAGCGCAGAGttccgcgcagaagcaaagatcatgggagtcacatgcaagcaagtacctacggaggcgcactggtctatcggcaaaactGAGAGGTACCATGCCCCTCTACGCCGGGCATGGGACATACTCCATGCAGAACTCACTGACACTatgtccgacgacgcgattctccagatggctgtgaaggctgttaacgatactgctggccctgatggactagtcccgacgttactagtctttggagcgtacccacgaatgactgcagagtcaccgccatcaccatcaatGGTCAAacgcagcgaggctattcaaaaggcgacgaaagccctgcgcaagctcactgcagagcgccaagttgcagacgccttgaacacccgcaatggaccagccactgcagacatgctcgcgctcccactccagagcgaagtcttagtatggagagagagtgatggctggaatggcccgtacaagatcgccagtacagATGGCCACAACATCACTGTCGACATGGTTAATGGTCCAGCGACATTCAGATCAACTGTCGTtaagccatactacagaccagaccaccTGTGGAGCGACCCtgatgcgccacacgcgccgaatgagccgaatgagccgcacGAGCCGATAGCAGTACCTCCGGCAGCGCAACCACGTAGaagaggccgccctccagggtcaaagaacaagcggaaggcgcacgcgtacatcaccaagaaggagcaggacgatcttgagctagctatcaagctacggAACGATGGCGTGATCACAACCTCAGGCGCCCCTTTGAagcgtctgatgaccaagagatcagcgacctag